A stretch of Coraliomargarita sinensis DNA encodes these proteins:
- the miaA gene encoding tRNA (adenosine(37)-N6)-dimethylallyltransferase MiaA, translating to MTQTLHIITGATAVGKTDYALSYAEAHNAEIVSCDASLFYRGMDIGTAKPTAAEMARVPHHLIDICEVNQPYDIVTYVEDARRAIEEITSRGKSVVVTGGSGFYLKSFLAPVIDTLVVPDEVRQKVTTLFEEEGLEALQRQLQQLNPGGVANLDVKNPRRLMRALERCIVSGKTLSELQAEFAARPRPYADFAKKVILLEREKEELNERIKLRVELMMRQGLIEEVRRLRDRGIEENSSAASAIGYRETLACLKGELDRDALVPAIVQNTTRLAKKQRTWFRTQITVDERIRF from the coding sequence GTGACACAGACTTTACACATCATTACCGGGGCCACCGCCGTCGGCAAGACGGACTATGCCTTAAGCTATGCCGAAGCGCATAATGCGGAGATTGTCTCCTGCGATGCCTCCCTATTCTACCGCGGTATGGATATCGGCACGGCCAAGCCGACAGCTGCGGAAATGGCCCGCGTGCCGCATCACCTGATTGATATCTGCGAGGTTAACCAGCCTTACGATATTGTAACTTATGTGGAGGACGCCCGTCGCGCAATTGAAGAGATCACCTCGCGAGGCAAGTCAGTTGTCGTGACGGGGGGGAGCGGGTTTTACCTGAAAAGTTTTCTGGCTCCCGTGATTGATACTTTGGTCGTGCCGGACGAAGTGCGACAGAAAGTTACCACGTTATTTGAGGAAGAGGGTCTGGAAGCTTTGCAGCGTCAACTGCAGCAGTTGAACCCCGGCGGCGTGGCGAATCTGGATGTCAAAAATCCTCGGCGGCTAATGCGCGCTTTGGAGCGTTGCATCGTCTCGGGTAAGACTTTGAGCGAGCTTCAAGCTGAGTTTGCGGCTAGGCCCCGGCCCTACGCGGATTTTGCGAAAAAGGTGATCCTGCTGGAGAGGGAGAAGGAAGAGTTGAATGAACGAATCAAGCTGCGGGTTGAGCTTATGATGCGCCAGGGCCTGATCGAAGAAGTGCGCCGACTGCGTGATCGGGGGATTGAAGAAAATTCCAGCGCGGCCTCAGCTATTGGCTACCGTGAAACACTCGCCTGCTTAAAAGGAGAGCTGGATCGTGATGCGCTTGTGCCTGCCATCGTTCAAAATACGACTCGTCTGGCAAAAAAGCAGCGCACCTGGTTTCGGACTCAGATTACCGTGGACGAAAGGATTCGATTCTAA
- a CDS encoding substrate-binding domain-containing protein — MKNSPDLVAIAYDLNFRHAAEIFSGVSDFVQKQGLSWRLLPLNFDFETKLMEIAASGRLSGAIGTFVSDSWIEGLSAHQVVAVNLFNFSRITKVPSICLDDQSIGQTAARHLLEQGARSLTFISQDEAYFNRIRQTAFVESCPPQRYHKISPTTLRRVQVERLHDLDAPVGVLCSNDRIAREVCQEARLFEMEVGKDLLVVGVGNEPAESTFAGTGLSSFEIPAREIGYRAAQQMEKLLQKEDPLSSRTGVELITAKLIPRESTLPSPQARLAERATALIEESMGQAGFDVASLCHTLGISRRALELTIRRQLNKSPYQMISERRLAAAMTLLTQTNHTITKVGEACGYPEPHHFSAWFKQRAGLSPKKFRQARS, encoded by the coding sequence ATGAAAAACAGCCCTGACCTGGTGGCGATTGCTTATGATCTCAACTTCAGGCATGCCGCGGAAATCTTCAGTGGCGTCAGTGATTTCGTGCAGAAACAGGGCCTGAGCTGGCGTTTGTTGCCCTTGAATTTTGACTTCGAGACCAAGCTCATGGAAATAGCCGCTTCGGGGCGTCTGAGCGGAGCGATCGGCACCTTCGTGAGTGATAGCTGGATAGAGGGGCTAAGTGCCCACCAAGTGGTCGCCGTGAATCTCTTTAACTTTTCCAGGATCACCAAAGTGCCAAGCATTTGTCTGGATGATCAATCCATCGGACAAACGGCCGCGCGACACCTACTCGAACAGGGCGCCAGATCACTCACCTTTATCAGTCAGGATGAAGCTTACTTTAACCGGATTCGGCAAACGGCCTTTGTCGAAAGTTGCCCGCCACAGCGTTACCACAAGATCAGTCCCACCACGCTGCGACGTGTTCAGGTCGAACGCTTGCATGATCTGGATGCACCGGTTGGCGTGCTTTGCTCGAACGATCGTATCGCCCGGGAAGTGTGTCAAGAGGCACGCCTTTTCGAGATGGAAGTGGGCAAGGACTTGCTCGTCGTCGGCGTCGGTAACGAGCCTGCTGAATCAACCTTTGCCGGCACCGGGCTTAGCAGCTTCGAAATCCCCGCTCGCGAAATCGGTTACCGAGCAGCCCAACAGATGGAAAAACTCCTTCAAAAAGAAGACCCGCTTTCATCAAGAACGGGCGTGGAGTTAATCACGGCAAAACTTATTCCCAGAGAATCAACCCTACCCTCTCCCCAAGCCCGGCTGGCCGAACGGGCTACGGCCTTGATCGAAGAATCAATGGGACAAGCTGGATTCGACGTTGCGTCTCTCTGCCATACTCTGGGCATTTCGCGCCGGGCCCTGGAGCTTACCATACGTCGTCAGCTGAACAAAAGTCCCTACCAAATGATCAGCGAAAGACGCCTCGCAGCTGCAATGACTCTGCTGACTCAGACAAATCACACGATCACGAAAGTAGGTGAAGCCTGCGGCTATCCAGAACCACACCACTTTTCCGCCTGGTTTAAACAAAGAGCCGGCCTCTCACCAAAAAAATTCCGTCAGGCCCGCTCATAA
- the gmd gene encoding GDP-mannose 4,6-dehydratase, with amino-acid sequence MKKALITGITGQDGSYLAEFLIEKGYEVHGIIRRASTFNTDRIDHLYNDPHIHGTKLFLHYGDLADGVQMVKLLYALKPDEIYHLGAQSHVRVSFDVPEYTGDVTGLGTLRILEAIREVGLDNKCRFYQASSSEMFGLVHEVPQTETTPFHPRSPYGCAKVYAYWLTVNYRESYGLHATNGILFNHESPRRGETFVTRKITRAATRIKMGLQEKLYLGNLDAQRDWGYAKEYVEAMWLMLQQDKGDDYVMATNETHSVREFVQETFALLDLDWEEYVDYDQRYERPAEVDLLIGDASKAKRQLDWEPKVRFKELVKIMVDADLVIAKQELAYQQAINA; translated from the coding sequence ATGAAAAAAGCGCTTATTACCGGAATCACCGGTCAGGACGGATCCTATCTGGCAGAGTTTCTCATCGAGAAAGGTTACGAGGTGCATGGCATTATCCGTCGTGCGTCGACTTTTAATACGGATCGCATCGACCACCTTTACAACGATCCGCACATCCATGGCACAAAGCTTTTTCTCCATTACGGTGACCTTGCTGACGGGGTTCAGATGGTGAAGTTGCTCTACGCGCTCAAGCCGGATGAGATTTACCATCTTGGAGCGCAGAGTCATGTACGGGTGTCCTTTGACGTACCGGAGTACACCGGAGATGTGACCGGCCTCGGAACGCTGCGCATCCTGGAGGCGATTCGCGAAGTCGGTCTCGATAACAAGTGTCGTTTTTATCAGGCCTCCTCTTCCGAGATGTTTGGGCTGGTGCATGAGGTGCCGCAGACGGAAACGACACCGTTCCATCCTCGCTCCCCTTATGGTTGTGCCAAGGTTTACGCCTATTGGCTGACGGTAAACTACCGGGAGTCTTACGGCCTCCATGCGACGAACGGTATTCTCTTCAATCACGAATCTCCCCGTCGCGGAGAGACTTTTGTCACTCGCAAGATTACCCGAGCCGCCACCCGGATCAAGATGGGGCTACAGGAAAAACTTTATCTGGGGAACCTGGACGCTCAGCGGGACTGGGGGTATGCCAAGGAGTATGTGGAAGCGATGTGGTTGATGCTGCAGCAGGACAAGGGGGATGACTATGTCATGGCGACCAATGAAACCCATTCCGTGCGGGAGTTTGTCCAGGAAACCTTCGCGCTTTTGGATCTCGATTGGGAAGAGTACGTGGACTACGATCAACGCTATGAACGCCCGGCCGAGGTGGACCTGTTGATCGGGGATGCTTCCAAGGCGAAACGTCAACTCGACTGGGAGCCCAAAGTGCGTTTCAAGGAATTGGTAAAAATTATGGTGGATGCCGATCTGGTAATTGCGAAACAGGAGTTGGCCTATCAACAGGCGATCAACGCGTAG
- a CDS encoding GDP-L-fucose synthase family protein, whose translation MNKNAKIYVAGHRGMVGSAVVRALETEGYTNLVTRTRGELDLTSQAAVRDFYSSEKPEIALIAAARVGGIHANNTYPAEFMFENLAIAQNTIDEAYRGGVGRVLFLGSTCIYPKLAEQPIKEESLLTGSLEPTNEAYAIAKIAGLKLCQFYRRQYGLTYHSAMPTNLYGPGDNYHPENSHVLPALIRRFHEAKENGAPEVIIWGTGEPLREFLHADDAASGILHLLKLESPPDWVNLGCGADISIADLARLVQLATGYEGKLSFDTSKPDGTPRKLTDISRIRETGWSPKIPIEEGVALAYQSFLQEKASGALRE comes from the coding sequence ATGAACAAAAACGCCAAAATCTACGTCGCTGGTCATCGTGGCATGGTCGGCTCTGCGGTGGTCCGGGCGCTAGAGACGGAAGGGTATACAAATCTCGTGACCCGCACGCGCGGAGAACTCGACTTGACCAGCCAGGCGGCGGTAAGGGACTTTTACTCCTCGGAGAAACCTGAAATCGCTCTGATTGCGGCCGCCCGGGTCGGTGGCATTCATGCGAATAATACCTACCCGGCCGAATTCATGTTTGAGAACCTGGCCATTGCGCAAAACACCATCGATGAAGCCTACCGTGGCGGGGTGGGGCGCGTACTCTTTCTGGGCAGCACCTGTATCTACCCGAAACTTGCGGAACAACCCATCAAGGAAGAATCACTTCTGACGGGTTCGCTTGAGCCGACCAATGAAGCCTATGCGATAGCGAAAATTGCCGGCCTGAAGCTATGCCAGTTCTACCGCCGGCAGTACGGGTTGACGTACCACTCTGCCATGCCGACGAATCTTTACGGGCCGGGAGACAACTATCATCCGGAGAACTCGCACGTGCTCCCGGCTTTGATCCGTCGTTTTCACGAGGCCAAGGAAAACGGTGCGCCCGAAGTAATCATTTGGGGGACGGGGGAGCCCCTTCGCGAATTTCTGCATGCGGACGATGCCGCCTCCGGTATCCTGCACTTGCTCAAACTCGAGTCGCCTCCCGATTGGGTGAACCTCGGCTGTGGGGCGGACATTTCCATCGCCGATCTCGCCCGGCTGGTTCAACTTGCGACCGGTTATGAGGGAAAGCTCAGCTTCGATACGAGCAAGCCGGACGGCACGCCGCGTAAGTTGACTGATATCTCCCGGATTCGGGAAACCGGTTGGAGCCCGAAGATCCCGATCGAAGAGGGAGTCGCTCTGGCTTACCAATCGTTTTTGCAAGAGAAGGCCTCCGGGGCATTGCGCGAGTAA
- a CDS encoding ribonuclease D: MITTTDALADVVRRAREAGAVGVDTEFIWERTYYPTLGVVQIGYPDGEAVLIDAPEIEDWSPLAELMSDPDTVKILHDAQQDLNILYRACGGLPKNIFDSQRTAGFVGLSSTISLSEALKTLLRVRLAKTETRSDWTARPLTEAQEKYAKEDVAHSVELMLKIMKKAEELGRADWIKDEMRMYEEESLYEERDPDAEMPRVRGSGSLTKQQREMLRALGSWRELKARRRNLPRGFVLSDDGIISLIKRPPSKPDDIRQMKGLSERNANRNRGAIWEAIERGRNGEMPDLPNNKHKGPQPDDGYEARVDLALAFIKGTCLAAQIDPALIGNRAEITTFILEIESACPTRHRLFSGWRGEFCGKALQDLLNGQGSVAVDPKTQLPKFLG; encoded by the coding sequence ATGATTACTACTACCGATGCCTTGGCCGATGTCGTGCGCCGTGCGCGCGAAGCGGGAGCTGTCGGCGTCGACACTGAATTTATCTGGGAGCGAACCTATTATCCCACGCTCGGCGTGGTGCAGATCGGGTATCCTGACGGCGAAGCCGTATTGATTGATGCACCCGAGATTGAGGACTGGTCGCCGTTGGCCGAATTGATGTCCGACCCCGACACGGTCAAAATTCTTCACGATGCCCAGCAGGACCTCAATATCCTCTACCGCGCCTGTGGCGGCCTGCCGAAAAATATTTTCGACTCCCAGCGCACGGCGGGCTTTGTTGGCTTGTCTTCTACGATCTCTCTGAGTGAAGCACTCAAGACGTTGCTCCGCGTCCGCCTGGCGAAAACCGAGACCCGTTCCGACTGGACGGCCCGACCGCTGACCGAGGCGCAGGAGAAATACGCGAAGGAAGACGTGGCCCATTCCGTCGAGCTGATGCTCAAGATCATGAAGAAGGCGGAAGAGCTCGGACGCGCCGATTGGATCAAAGACGAGATGCGGATGTATGAGGAGGAGTCGCTCTACGAGGAACGCGACCCCGACGCCGAGATGCCACGCGTTCGTGGCAGCGGTTCACTGACCAAACAGCAGCGCGAAATGTTGCGGGCACTCGGTTCCTGGCGCGAGCTCAAGGCCCGCCGTCGTAACCTCCCCCGCGGCTTTGTGCTTTCGGATGATGGTATTATTTCCCTGATAAAGAGACCGCCCTCGAAGCCTGACGATATCCGTCAAATGAAAGGGTTGAGTGAGCGCAACGCCAACCGTAACCGTGGTGCCATTTGGGAGGCGATCGAGCGCGGCCGTAACGGCGAGATGCCGGATTTGCCCAATAACAAGCACAAGGGCCCGCAGCCGGACGACGGCTACGAAGCCCGTGTTGATCTGGCTCTGGCTTTCATTAAAGGCACCTGCCTGGCGGCCCAGATCGATCCCGCTTTGATTGGTAACCGCGCGGAAATCACCACTTTTATCCTGGAAATCGAGAGTGCCTGTCCCACCCGTCACCGTCTGTTTTCCGGCTGGCGCGGCGAGTTCTGCGGCAAAGCATTGCAGGACCTGCTGAATGGTCAGGGCAGTGTTGCTGTTGATCCGAAGACGCAGTTGCCCAAATTCCTCGGGTAA
- a CDS encoding RNA polymerase sigma factor yields the protein MKNEQPSPDSEWMRSLVDAHAADLTRYAASILGDTDSAKDVVQESFIRLWREPREEVEDHVRPWLFRVCRNCALDQRRKGGRMRPLNEVDTATRPAEEQGPETRVEQRDSHAQVLRLMQQLPENQREVVRLKFQNGLSYKEIASVTELSVTNVGFLLHTALKTLRAQVAAIGE from the coding sequence ATGAAAAATGAACAACCAAGTCCCGATTCAGAGTGGATGCGCTCCCTGGTGGACGCGCACGCGGCAGACCTCACCCGATATGCCGCTTCCATTCTTGGCGATACCGATAGCGCCAAGGATGTTGTGCAGGAAAGTTTTATTCGTCTGTGGCGCGAGCCGCGCGAGGAGGTCGAAGATCACGTTCGCCCCTGGCTGTTTCGCGTCTGCCGAAACTGTGCCCTCGACCAGCGCCGGAAAGGAGGCCGCATGAGACCGCTCAACGAAGTTGATACCGCAACCCGGCCGGCCGAAGAGCAGGGTCCGGAAACAAGGGTGGAGCAGCGCGACAGCCACGCACAGGTATTGCGCCTGATGCAGCAGCTGCCCGAGAACCAGCGAGAGGTCGTGCGTCTGAAGTTTCAGAACGGCCTCAGTTACAAGGAGATTGCCAGCGTGACCGAGCTCTCGGTCACGAATGTCGGTTTCCTTCTCCACACCGCACTCAAAACCCTCCGCGCGCAAGTCGCGGCTATCGGAGAGTAA
- a CDS encoding YfbK domain-containing protein, producing MKISKTDPRLTAYALGEIDDSKERNQIEEAVAADTELLAEVQSIRSMSDLLIGELKNEAAPGLSEFEKAKLEQVPAAKPKRTLVQLLLSWPVATATAAAVLALLFIPQLDRIKMTVPEIQTSENDGAAVRYRELKVDIPAELIEGTPQPIKVPNLEPAPTSAPRIFVAEPKKEPEYTAKVEQRSSSTPPPRKPTIVVNNPSDVAVPELNIDVNADSSAVYNRGGGGFAGGLSAVRDISDGSTQYGYSANASERQATDALPPPVTQPKPGSRQDWNTEKYDPIEDTDFRSPLVAPLSTFSIDVDTASYANVRRFLNQGQLPPADAVRIEELVNYFNYDDAAPTESLEEGGDPFAVHMAQASAPWNPQHSLMRIALKGYEMPWSERPASNLVFLLDVSGSMSSANKLPLVKEAMQILIRRLDERDRVAIVVYAGASGLVLPSTTANNSETIEHALNNLKAGGSTNAGAGIDLAYKVAREHFIEGGNNRVILCTDGDFNVGQTNRGELTSIADEQAGEGVSLTILGFGMGNYKDDMLEDLSNKGKGSYAYIDSRAEARKVFLEDLASNIFKIAKDVKIQVEFNPEQVQAYRLIGYENRRLKAEDFNDDKKKAGDIGPGHSVVAFYEVVPAGIEMDLPGVDKLRYQKSAEAKPVPGEVATVKLRYKRPDADTSRLIMQTAHSGDLLEFNDANDDFRFGAAVAAFGFKLRSSETIGEFNYAEIERIAAGAIGLDSGGHRSEFTELVRQAERLSRQN from the coding sequence ATGAAAATTTCAAAAACAGATCCCAGATTGACCGCTTACGCGCTTGGCGAAATCGATGATTCCAAAGAGCGCAATCAAATCGAAGAGGCCGTCGCGGCCGACACAGAGTTGCTGGCCGAAGTTCAGAGTATCCGCAGCATGAGCGACCTGCTCATCGGTGAACTCAAAAACGAAGCCGCACCCGGACTCAGTGAGTTCGAAAAAGCCAAGTTGGAACAAGTGCCAGCGGCGAAGCCGAAGCGTACACTCGTACAATTACTGCTTTCCTGGCCGGTGGCGACAGCGACAGCGGCTGCTGTTCTCGCATTGTTATTCATTCCGCAGTTGGACCGGATTAAGATGACAGTTCCCGAGATTCAAACCTCGGAGAATGATGGCGCTGCGGTGCGCTACCGTGAACTCAAAGTCGATATTCCGGCTGAGTTGATCGAGGGCACGCCGCAGCCGATTAAGGTGCCCAATCTCGAACCAGCTCCAACGAGTGCTCCGCGTATCTTCGTTGCTGAGCCCAAGAAAGAACCTGAGTATACAGCTAAAGTTGAGCAACGTAGCAGCTCGACGCCGCCGCCACGAAAACCGACGATTGTGGTCAATAATCCTTCGGATGTGGCCGTCCCGGAATTGAACATTGATGTCAACGCCGACTCCAGCGCTGTCTACAATCGCGGTGGAGGAGGTTTTGCCGGAGGGTTGTCCGCAGTCCGGGATATATCGGATGGATCAACTCAATACGGCTACTCTGCAAATGCTTCCGAGCGGCAGGCAACTGACGCACTGCCGCCACCCGTTACTCAGCCGAAGCCGGGGTCGAGGCAGGATTGGAACACGGAGAAGTATGATCCGATTGAGGATACGGATTTTCGCTCCCCACTTGTGGCCCCGCTCTCGACCTTCTCCATTGATGTCGATACGGCGAGCTATGCCAACGTCCGCCGCTTTCTCAATCAGGGACAACTGCCTCCGGCCGATGCGGTGCGGATCGAGGAGTTAGTCAACTACTTCAACTACGACGATGCCGCGCCAACTGAATCGCTGGAAGAAGGTGGTGATCCCTTCGCGGTGCACATGGCTCAGGCCAGTGCTCCGTGGAACCCTCAGCACAGCCTGATGCGCATTGCCCTAAAAGGCTACGAAATGCCCTGGAGCGAACGCCCGGCATCGAATCTGGTCTTCCTGCTCGATGTCTCCGGGTCCATGAGCAGCGCTAATAAGCTGCCGCTGGTCAAAGAAGCCATGCAGATCCTGATTCGTCGATTGGATGAACGCGATCGGGTGGCGATTGTGGTCTATGCCGGGGCATCCGGTCTGGTGCTGCCCTCGACGACTGCGAACAACAGCGAGACGATTGAGCATGCGCTCAATAACTTGAAGGCCGGGGGTTCCACCAATGCCGGTGCCGGCATCGATCTGGCCTACAAAGTGGCCCGCGAGCACTTTATCGAGGGCGGAAATAACCGGGTCATCCTCTGCACCGACGGCGACTTCAATGTCGGCCAGACCAATCGTGGTGAGCTGACCAGCATTGCCGACGAGCAGGCCGGCGAAGGCGTCTCACTGACCATTCTCGGTTTCGGGATGGGGAACTACAAGGATGACATGTTGGAAGACCTTTCCAATAAAGGGAAGGGGAGCTATGCCTATATCGATTCCCGTGCCGAGGCCCGTAAGGTTTTCCTCGAGGACCTTGCCAGTAATATCTTCAAGATTGCCAAGGACGTGAAGATCCAGGTCGAGTTTAATCCGGAACAGGTTCAAGCGTATCGATTAATCGGATACGAAAACCGCCGCCTGAAGGCCGAGGACTTCAATGACGACAAAAAGAAAGCCGGCGATATCGGTCCGGGGCACTCCGTGGTGGCGTTCTACGAGGTCGTGCCCGCCGGCATCGAAATGGATCTTCCCGGTGTCGATAAGCTGCGTTACCAGAAAAGCGCGGAGGCCAAACCGGTTCCGGGCGAAGTCGCGACGGTAAAACTTCGTTACAAGCGCCCCGATGCCGATACCAGTCGCCTGATCATGCAGACGGCTCATAGTGGCGATCTGCTGGAATTCAACGACGCCAACGATGACTTCCGCTTTGGGGCGGCGGTAGCGGCATTCGGCTTCAAGCTGCGCAGTTCGGAGACGATCGGTGAATTTAACTACGCCGAGATTGAGCGGATCGCCGCGGGGGCTATCGGTCTCGATTCCGGAGGGCACCGATCCGAATTCACCGAACTGGTCCGGCAGGCCGAAAGGTTGAGCCGCCAAAACTAA
- a CDS encoding DUF2231 domain-containing protein translates to MITTGLLASAGADGLSSMWRIELLHPAVVHFSVALTVVGSLFYLVGLLGSSYPACQSFRLTAWWLLLLACLASWASLQTGFWADHAVGRELFDPRPLKDHERFGLGFSWVLSATVLVEGLRLFVSRLRSYRKYLTLLVMIGLVASCGLVAWTSHLGAGLVYQQGAGVQMPSEVNESRD, encoded by the coding sequence ATGATCACGACGGGGCTTTTGGCCAGTGCCGGAGCGGACGGCCTTTCGAGCATGTGGCGGATCGAATTGCTGCATCCCGCCGTGGTTCATTTTTCCGTCGCGCTCACGGTTGTGGGCAGCCTCTTCTATCTGGTGGGTCTTTTAGGGTCGAGTTATCCCGCTTGCCAATCGTTCCGCCTGACCGCCTGGTGGCTGCTCCTCTTGGCTTGCCTCGCAAGCTGGGCCAGCCTGCAGACCGGGTTCTGGGCGGATCATGCGGTGGGACGGGAGCTTTTTGATCCGCGGCCCCTAAAGGATCATGAGCGGTTCGGCCTAGGTTTCAGCTGGGTGTTGAGCGCGACGGTTCTTGTTGAGGGCTTGCGGCTTTTCGTTTCAAGGCTTCGTTCTTACCGGAAGTATCTTACCCTTCTGGTTATGATCGGACTGGTCGCGTCCTGTGGTCTGGTGGCGTGGACGTCCCACCTGGGAGCTGGGCTGGTTTATCAGCAGGGAGCCGGAGTACAGATGCCCTCGGAGGTTAATGAATCCCGAGACTGA
- the gdhA gene encoding NADP-specific glutamate dehydrogenase translates to MNASNKTNSATSNQKRKDNPASEKLDTFLQELAERHPNEQEFHDAVREFMQTVFPEVEDWETLHRDAVLDRLVEPDRIFSFRVCWEDDSGRVRVNRGYRVQFNSTLGPYKGGLRFHPSVNLGILKFLAFEQVFKNALTQLPLGGGKGGSDFNPRGKSDREVMRFCQSFMTELARHIGPDRDVPAGDIGVGEREIGYLYGQYKRLQDESRAVLTGKGVGYGGSVLRTEATGYGAVLFAETMLRRHKDGLEGKICALSGAGNVALFAAEKLTSLGARVVTLSDSDGFIHCPDGLDEEAIASIKELKFVQRGRLKEYAEATGCDYHADEAPWGVSCDLAFPCATQGELDGEAAKTLLKNGCLGVVEGANMPATLEAIDLFRRNKCYFAPGKAANAGGVAVSGLEMTQNSMRLSWDRERMEKELAAIMQTIHEQCVREGDEGDWVDYVKGANLASFKRVADAMLSLGIH, encoded by the coding sequence ATGAACGCATCCAACAAAACCAACTCCGCAACCTCGAACCAAAAACGTAAGGACAACCCCGCTTCCGAGAAATTGGACACTTTTCTCCAAGAGCTTGCCGAGCGCCATCCCAACGAGCAGGAATTCCACGACGCGGTGCGGGAATTCATGCAAACCGTCTTTCCCGAAGTCGAAGATTGGGAAACATTGCATCGCGATGCGGTTCTGGATCGTCTGGTCGAACCGGATCGAATTTTCAGCTTTCGTGTTTGCTGGGAGGACGACTCCGGACGCGTCCGGGTGAACCGCGGCTACCGCGTGCAGTTCAACAGCACCCTGGGACCTTACAAGGGCGGATTGCGTTTCCACCCCTCCGTCAATCTGGGTATTCTCAAATTTCTAGCCTTCGAACAGGTTTTCAAGAATGCGCTGACCCAGCTTCCGCTGGGAGGCGGTAAAGGCGGCTCGGATTTCAATCCGCGGGGCAAGTCGGACCGGGAGGTCATGCGGTTTTGCCAGTCTTTCATGACCGAGCTGGCGCGACACATCGGGCCCGACCGTGATGTTCCCGCCGGCGATATCGGTGTCGGCGAGCGCGAGATCGGCTATTTGTATGGTCAATACAAGCGCCTGCAGGACGAGTCGCGAGCGGTCCTGACCGGCAAAGGTGTCGGCTACGGCGGCAGCGTGCTTCGCACCGAAGCCACCGGCTACGGTGCGGTGCTCTTTGCCGAGACAATGCTGCGGCGGCACAAGGACGGGCTAGAGGGGAAAATCTGCGCCCTCTCGGGAGCCGGCAACGTGGCGCTGTTCGCCGCCGAAAAACTGACCAGCCTTGGTGCCAGAGTCGTCACGCTTTCCGACTCGGACGGCTTTATCCACTGCCCGGACGGCTTGGACGAAGAGGCGATTGCCTCGATCAAGGAGCTGAAATTTGTCCAGCGCGGGCGACTCAAAGAATACGCCGAAGCGACCGGCTGCGACTACCACGCGGACGAGGCGCCCTGGGGAGTGAGCTGCGATCTGGCTTTTCCTTGCGCGACACAGGGCGAACTCGACGGCGAGGCGGCGAAGACACTGCTAAAGAACGGATGTCTCGGCGTCGTCGAAGGGGCCAACATGCCCGCAACTTTGGAGGCGATCGACCTTTTCCGTCGCAACAAGTGCTACTTTGCACCCGGCAAGGCCGCGAACGCCGGCGGCGTGGCCGTATCCGGACTCGAGATGACGCAAAACAGCATGCGCCTTTCTTGGGACCGCGAGCGTATGGAAAAGGAACTGGCCGCAATTATGCAGACCATCCACGAGCAGTGCGTTCGCGAGGGCGACGAGGGCGATTGGGTCGACTACGTGAAAGGTGCCAACCTCGCCAGCTTCAAGCGTGTGGCAGACGCCATGCTCAGTCTCGGGATTCATTAA
- a CDS encoding SMP-30/gluconolactonase/LRE family protein has translation MEKITVKTIGSRISKWGEGPIWWQDKLVYVDIERHALIELAPESGAETVYEIGERIGTVVPRASGGYLCAGDSGIYSFDPATGDKQNLADPEAEKRPDNRFNDGKCDPAGRFWAGTISLVKKTGDAKLYRLDENHDLSVQIFGVTNSNGICWNAAANRMYYIDTPTREIRAYDFDSKSGRIADAGVIVDTEAAGYDSSPDGMTIDTEDKVWVAFCHGGCVVRFDPKTGEKLQQVDIPAVETTACAFGGPELDRLFVTTGIKKDADEPDAGKVFVVDGLGVQGVHTNAYKG, from the coding sequence ATGGAAAAAATAACCGTAAAAACTATCGGCTCGCGCATCTCGAAATGGGGCGAGGGGCCCATCTGGTGGCAGGACAAGCTCGTCTATGTCGATATCGAAAGACATGCCCTGATCGAACTCGCTCCGGAGAGCGGAGCGGAAACCGTTTACGAAATTGGCGAACGAATCGGCACCGTCGTGCCGCGCGCCAGTGGCGGCTACCTTTGTGCGGGCGACAGCGGTATCTATTCATTCGATCCGGCCACAGGTGATAAGCAAAACCTCGCCGACCCCGAGGCGGAAAAGCGCCCCGACAACCGCTTCAACGACGGCAAATGCGATCCGGCCGGACGCTTCTGGGCCGGCACGATCAGCCTCGTCAAAAAAACGGGCGATGCCAAGCTCTACCGCCTCGACGAAAATCACGATCTTTCAGTTCAAATCTTCGGCGTCACCAACTCCAACGGCATCTGCTGGAATGCCGCGGCGAACCGAATGTATTATATCGACACCCCGACGCGCGAAATCCGTGCCTACGATTTCGACAGCAAGAGCGGCCGGATCGCCGACGCCGGGGTGATTGTCGACACCGAGGCCGCCGGCTACGACAGCTCACCCGACGGCATGACGATCGATACCGAGGACAAAGTCTGGGTGGCCTTCTGTCACGGTGGCTGCGTCGTGCGATTCGATCCCAAAACCGGCGAAAAACTTCAACAGGTCGACATCCCGGCGGTCGAAACCACCGCCTGCGCCTTCGGCGGCCCAGAACTGGACCGCCTCTTTGTCACCACCGGAATAAAAAAGGACGCCGACGAACCGGACGCGGGAAAGGTCTTCGTGGTCGATGGTCTCGGCGTGCAGGGCGTGCACACAAACGCCTACAAAGGGTAA